A single Pseudomonas sp. HN11 DNA region contains:
- a CDS encoding alanyl-tRNA editing protein: MSVHTMETLALFDSAPYQNAFSARVIAVSEHGIALEHTLFYPTGGGQPGDTGHLTLADGTRVEVTGTARDPVLRSIIWHQVEHCPAQLTAGAQVDAGLDWDRRYQHMKMHTCLHLLCSIIDAPVTGCSISADKGRLDFDLPEMTLDKDSITRDLNALIEQAHPVKTLSMPASEYSTLLQITRTQAVAPPVIQGSVRVIEVAGIDIQPCGGTHVANTEEIGRVFCEKIEKKSKHNRRVILRFE, from the coding sequence ATGTCCGTGCACACCATGGAAACCCTGGCGCTGTTCGACAGCGCGCCCTACCAGAATGCCTTCAGCGCCCGGGTGATTGCCGTCAGCGAACACGGCATCGCCCTGGAGCACACGCTGTTTTACCCCACAGGTGGCGGGCAACCAGGCGACACCGGCCACCTCACCCTCGCGGACGGTACGCGGGTCGAAGTGACCGGCACTGCGCGCGATCCGGTGCTGCGCTCGATCATCTGGCACCAGGTGGAACACTGCCCCGCGCAATTGACTGCAGGCGCACAGGTGGATGCCGGCCTCGATTGGGACCGCCGCTACCAGCACATGAAAATGCACACCTGCCTGCACCTGCTGTGCTCGATCATCGACGCGCCGGTCACCGGATGCAGTATCAGTGCGGACAAGGGCCGACTGGATTTCGACCTGCCGGAAATGACCCTCGATAAAGACAGCATCACCCGCGACCTCAATGCGCTGATCGAACAGGCCCACCCGGTAAAAACCCTATCGATGCCGGCTTCCGAATACTCGACTCTGCTACAAATCACCCGTACACAAGCCGTGGCCCCGCCGGTAATTCAGGGGTCAGTAAGGGTGATTGAAGTCGCCGGCATTGATATCCAGCCGTGTGGGGGCACCCACGTGGCCAACACTGAAGAAATTGGTCGGGTGTTCTGCGAGAAGATCGAGAAAAAGAGCAAGCATAACCGCAGGGTGATTTTGCGGTTCGAGTGA
- a CDS encoding serine O-acetyltransferase has protein sequence MGGFIDMQQLHDELLTHLIKTLTPVQMKQLEPHLAPLIQNAAQAVAEDLIAYAYRDPASRGRGELILESYASFKAVLYYRLAHLVWHFPDQTNGVFSRIALKLSSQGKVLSGAEIHPAARIGRRFVLDHGYGTVIGETCEIGNDCYILCGVTLGARGIANNPDGKRHPRLGNNVEVGSGARVLGYVLIGDNVFISPSCVITQDVPAGTKVKVVNQIQLQKNDESDHGNYLGAFALDERLHVVGEINASHKVTVLDADFHPLPGLMLEPTVKERHHLQFRLHRVEAGNQLPRLPLNLKVCGPEFEITLLSPPGLSAMVRSLLQARPLIVGG, from the coding sequence ATGGGCGGTTTTATCGACATGCAACAGTTGCACGATGAGTTGCTGACCCACCTCATCAAGACCCTCACGCCCGTCCAGATGAAGCAGTTGGAACCGCACCTGGCCCCGCTGATCCAGAATGCGGCCCAGGCGGTGGCTGAGGACCTGATTGCCTACGCCTACCGTGATCCGGCGTCACGTGGGCGCGGCGAGCTGATCCTGGAGTCCTACGCCTCGTTCAAGGCAGTGCTGTATTACCGCCTGGCGCACCTGGTGTGGCATTTCCCGGACCAGACCAACGGCGTGTTTTCGCGCATTGCACTCAAGCTGAGCAGCCAGGGCAAGGTGCTTTCCGGTGCCGAGATCCACCCAGCAGCCCGCATTGGCCGACGCTTCGTGCTGGATCATGGGTACGGCACGGTGATCGGCGAAACCTGCGAGATCGGCAACGACTGCTACATCCTCTGCGGCGTGACCCTGGGCGCCCGTGGCATCGCCAACAACCCAGATGGCAAGCGTCACCCGCGGCTGGGCAATAACGTCGAGGTCGGCTCCGGCGCCCGCGTGCTGGGCTATGTGCTGATTGGCGACAATGTGTTTATCAGCCCGTCCTGCGTGATCACCCAGGACGTTCCCGCCGGCACCAAGGTGAAGGTGGTGAACCAGATCCAGCTGCAAAAAAACGATGAATCGGACCACGGCAACTACCTCGGTGCCTTCGCCCTGGATGAGCGCTTGCACGTGGTGGGCGAGATCAACGCCAGCCACAAAGTGACCGTGCTGGACGCCGATTTCCATCCCTTGCCGGGGCTAATGCTGGAGCCCACGGTCAAGGAGCGGCACCACCTGCAATTTCGCCTGCATCGCGTCGAGGCAGGCAATCAGCTGCCGCGCTTGCCACTGAACCTGAAAGTCTGCGGCCCGGAATTTGAGATCACCCTGCTCTCTCCCCCTGGCTTGAGCGCCATGGTGCGCTCCCTGCTGCAAGCCCGCCCACTGATCGTCGGAGGTTGA